The Pseudosulfitobacter pseudonitzschiae genome includes a region encoding these proteins:
- the hemF gene encoding oxygen-dependent coproporphyrinogen oxidase encodes MTDEFAVQKTQASAWFRSLRDEIVAAFEGLEQSHGTGPLADAQPGSFEVTETTRASDDGSDAGGGLMSVMRGGRVFEKVGVNVSTVYGTLGERAQSAMAARKGIPGMTDDPRFWASGISLVAHMQNPHVPAVHMNTRMFWTPHAWWFGGGSDLNPCIEYAEDTAHFHATQQSHLDPHGTDLYPRLKAWADEYFYIPHRKRARGVGGIFMDDHSTGDWDADFALTQDIGRAFLPAFVPLVAARRVMPWNDADKDAQLVHRGLYAEYNLVYDRGTKFGLETGHDANAVLMSLPPLAKWI; translated from the coding sequence ATGACAGATGAATTTGCTGTACAGAAAACGCAGGCAAGTGCGTGGTTTCGCAGCCTGCGCGACGAGATTGTCGCCGCCTTCGAAGGGCTGGAGCAAAGCCACGGCACCGGCCCGCTGGCCGATGCGCAGCCCGGATCGTTCGAGGTGACCGAAACCACGCGTGCCTCGGATGACGGGTCAGACGCAGGCGGCGGATTGATGAGCGTCATGCGCGGCGGGCGCGTGTTCGAAAAGGTCGGCGTGAACGTCTCGACGGTCTACGGCACGTTGGGTGAGCGGGCACAATCGGCGATGGCCGCGCGCAAGGGCATTCCGGGCATGACAGACGATCCGCGCTTTTGGGCGTCGGGCATCAGTCTGGTGGCGCATATGCAAAACCCGCATGTGCCTGCGGTTCACATGAACACCCGCATGTTCTGGACCCCCCATGCGTGGTGGTTCGGTGGCGGCTCCGATTTGAATCCCTGCATCGAATACGCCGAGGACACTGCCCATTTCCACGCCACGCAGCAGTCGCATCTGGACCCGCATGGCACGGATTTGTACCCGCGTCTCAAAGCATGGGCTGACGAGTATTTCTATATTCCGCACCGAAAACGGGCGCGTGGGGTTGGTGGCATTTTTATGGATGACCATTCGACCGGTGACTGGGATGCAGACTTTGCCCTGACGCAGGACATCGGGCGCGCATTCCTGCCCGCCTTTGTGCCATTGGTGGCCGCACGGCGGGTGATGCCGTGGAACGATGCGGACAAGGATGCGCAGCTTGTGCATCGCGGGCTCTATGCTGAGTATAATCTGGTCTATGACCGGGGAACCAAATTCGGGCTGGAAACCGGCCACGACGCCAATGCGGTGCTGATGAGCCTGCCACCTTTGGCAAAGTGGATCTGA
- the hemE gene encoding uroporphyrinogen decarboxylase yields the protein MTEGKTILRALVGETQAVPPIWMMRQAGRYLPEYKATRAQAGDFLSLCYNPELACEVTLQPIRRYGFDAAILFADILLVPQALGADLWFVTGEGPRLSTVTTQADFDKLGPVSDIHETLSPVYQTVRLLTEALPRETTLIGFAGAPWTVATYMIAGQGTKDQGPAHALKAENVALFEALLERITQATIEYLSAQIDAGAEVVKIFDSWAGSLKGADFDRYSLEPARQITAALKARHPGIPIIGFPREAGEKYIGFAKATGVDCVALDNSVSPEWAAANVQVDGCVQGNLASHHMVTGGQSLVDETRAIVRAFSKGPHIFNLGHGITPDADPDNVQRMIDTVREG from the coding sequence ATGACCGAAGGCAAGACGATTTTGCGCGCACTGGTAGGCGAGACCCAAGCAGTGCCGCCGATCTGGATGATGCGGCAGGCGGGGCGCTATCTGCCCGAGTACAAGGCGACGCGCGCGCAGGCGGGTGATTTCCTGTCGCTCTGCTACAACCCCGAACTGGCCTGCGAGGTCACCTTGCAGCCGATCCGCCGCTATGGCTTTGACGCCGCGATCCTGTTTGCCGACATCCTGTTGGTGCCACAGGCTCTGGGCGCGGACCTGTGGTTTGTCACCGGCGAAGGGCCACGCCTGAGCACGGTCACCACGCAAGCGGATTTCGACAAGCTGGGTCCGGTCTCGGACATTCACGAGACGCTGTCGCCGGTCTATCAGACTGTGCGCCTGCTGACCGAAGCGCTGCCGCGCGAGACCACGCTGATCGGCTTTGCCGGCGCGCCGTGGACCGTGGCCACCTATATGATCGCGGGCCAAGGGACCAAGGATCAGGGGCCTGCGCACGCGCTGAAGGCCGAGAATGTCGCGCTGTTCGAGGCGCTGCTGGAGCGGATCACGCAGGCCACCATCGAATACTTGTCGGCGCAGATCGACGCCGGTGCCGAGGTGGTCAAGATCTTCGACAGCTGGGCCGGTTCGCTGAAGGGTGCGGATTTCGACCGCTACAGCCTGGAGCCCGCCCGCCAGATCACCGCAGCACTCAAGGCGCGGCATCCCGGCATTCCGATCATCGGTTTCCCGCGCGAGGCGGGCGAGAAATACATAGGCTTTGCCAAGGCCACCGGCGTCGATTGCGTGGCGCTGGACAATTCGGTGTCGCCCGAGTGGGCGGCGGCCAATGTGCAGGTCGACGGCTGCGTGCAGGGCAATCTGGCGTCTCACCATATGGTCACAGGTGGCCAGTCGCTGGTGGACGAAACGCGGGCGATCGTGAGGGCGTTCTCCAAAGGCCCGCATATCTTCAATCTGGGCCACGGAATCACGCCGGATGCCGACCCCGACAACGTCCAACGGATGATAGATACGGTTCGCGAAGGATAA
- a CDS encoding fatty acid desaturase family protein has product MTPGKAFLTSDEIRPLAQRSDLMGAWLVAHCWGTIAFAIGLFALWPNPATFLLAVILIGSRQLGLAILMHEAAHSALFKSRKLNDWVGEWLCGWPIMADLHAYRHYHLTHHRFTQTDKDPDLALSLKFPTSHASMRRKFLRDLTGQTGIKQLAGQILMFIQLAGDDDAIDAAKTQSAQAFKSNTLGRAFPVFIGIALAISLVGDWWWGLAFWLLPYLTWFQFVLRVRNIAEHGAVEQSDNPLQNVRTTHAGPVARTLVAPYYVNYHLEHHMVMHVPCWQLPKMHALLMTKGLGGQMRTAPNYRAAMMEAGWRSS; this is encoded by the coding sequence ATGACACCCGGAAAAGCATTTTTAACCAGCGACGAGATTCGCCCCCTTGCCCAACGCTCCGACCTGATGGGCGCATGGTTGGTTGCGCATTGTTGGGGCACCATCGCATTTGCCATTGGCCTTTTTGCCCTTTGGCCCAATCCCGCCACCTTCCTGCTGGCGGTCATTCTGATCGGATCACGGCAGCTGGGTCTTGCCATATTGATGCACGAAGCCGCCCACAGCGCCTTGTTCAAATCGCGCAAGCTGAATGACTGGGTGGGCGAATGGCTGTGCGGCTGGCCGATCATGGCCGACCTGCACGCTTACCGGCATTATCACCTGACGCACCACCGTTTTACCCAGACCGACAAAGACCCCGACCTTGCGCTCAGCCTAAAGTTCCCGACCAGCCACGCGTCGATGCGGCGCAAGTTTCTGCGCGACCTGACGGGGCAGACCGGCATCAAGCAACTGGCTGGGCAAATACTGATGTTCATCCAGCTTGCAGGCGACGACGACGCCATTGATGCGGCAAAAACACAATCGGCGCAGGCGTTTAAATCCAACACCCTTGGCCGCGCGTTTCCGGTGTTTATCGGCATTGCGCTGGCCATCAGTCTGGTTGGCGATTGGTGGTGGGGGCTGGCGTTCTGGCTACTGCCCTATCTGACTTGGTTCCAGTTTGTCCTGCGCGTGCGCAACATCGCCGAACATGGCGCGGTCGAACAGTCGGACAATCCACTGCAAAACGTGCGCACTACGCATGCAGGGCCGGTCGCCCGTACGCTGGTTGCGCCCTACTACGTTAATTACCACCTTGAACATCACATGGTGATGCATGTGCCCTGCTGGCAACTTCCAAAGATGCACGCCTTGCTTATGACAAAAGGGCTGGGCGGGCAGATGCGCACCGCCCCCAACTACCGCGCCGCGATGATGGAGGCGGGCTGGCGCAGCTCGTAG
- the clpS gene encoding ATP-dependent Clp protease adapter ClpS translates to MMAGKVDDEGDSSVITETKPKTKRPPLYKVLLLNDDYTPMEFVVLVLERFFGLNHAQAFEIMLTVHKKGLAVVGVFSHEIAETKVAQVMDFARRHQHPLQCTMEKED, encoded by the coding sequence ATGATGGCGGGCAAGGTAGATGACGAGGGCGATTCCTCGGTCATTACCGAAACTAAGCCAAAAACAAAGCGGCCTCCGTTGTATAAAGTGCTGCTGCTGAACGATGACTACACGCCGATGGAATTCGTCGTGCTGGTGCTTGAACGCTTTTTCGGGCTGAACCATGCCCAAGCGTTCGAGATCATGCTAACCGTTCACAAAAAAGGTCTGGCCGTGGTTGGTGTCTTTAGCCACGAGATCGCCGAAACCAAAGTGGCACAGGTAATGGATTTTGCGCGGCGCCATCAGCACCCGCTGCAATGCACCATGGAAAAAGAAGACTGA
- a CDS encoding HAD family hydrolase: MDQTLTTIAFDADDTLWHNERFFKLTQERFAELLAPHTEPDALMTRLLEAERRNIRHYGFGIKGFVLSMIETALEVTDNSVPGTVIAELIAAGQDMLQHPVDLLPHAADALRAAQAVGPVLLITKGDLLDQERKVAQSGLGDMFDAIQIVSAKTPAAYTRIFDAYDGAASSMMIGNSLASDVRPMLEAGGWGVYVPHDLLWDIEHAEAPKDHPRFREISDLGALPDLLSKHP; encoded by the coding sequence ATGGATCAAACCTTAACAACTATTGCCTTCGATGCGGACGACACGCTGTGGCACAACGAGCGCTTCTTCAAACTGACCCAAGAGCGGTTTGCCGAGTTATTGGCGCCCCACACTGAACCCGACGCGCTGATGACCCGTCTGCTAGAGGCCGAGCGGCGCAACATCCGGCATTACGGGTTTGGCATCAAAGGCTTCGTGCTCTCGATGATCGAAACAGCACTTGAGGTGACAGACAATTCGGTGCCCGGAACCGTCATTGCAGAGCTGATCGCCGCTGGGCAGGACATGCTGCAACATCCGGTTGACCTGCTTCCTCATGCCGCCGACGCCTTGCGGGCCGCGCAGGCCGTTGGCCCCGTGCTGCTGATCACCAAGGGTGATCTGCTGGATCAGGAACGCAAAGTGGCCCAATCGGGTTTGGGCGATATGTTTGACGCTATTCAGATTGTTTCGGCCAAGACGCCCGCCGCCTACACCCGTATTTTTGATGCCTATGACGGTGCGGCAAGCAGCATGATGATCGGGAATTCTCTGGCCTCGGACGTGCGCCCGATGCTGGAGGCAGGTGGCTGGGGCGTTTATGTTCCGCATGATCTGCTATGGGATATTGAGCACGCAGAAGCGCCCAAAGACCATCCGCGCTTTCGTGAAATCAGCGATCTGGGTGCGCTGCCCGACCTGCTGTCAAAGC
- a CDS encoding class I SAM-dependent methyltransferase encodes MIGARLPLAAEVGFDTSGRIAVFAPAVGVDLSALASCEVISPLRPVHDHFEAMGLTCRTAPEGRYDAAVVCVPRAKAEAHALIADACAVTEGAVVIDGQKTDGIDSLRKEMRNRSGVTDAISKAHGKLFWIQSSDAFTDWAQGPVLTDGGFWTAPGVFSADGIDPASEMLAAALPEKLGKQVADLGAGWGFLSAHILTRSDVEAVHLVEAHHLALECARRNVTDPRAQYHWADAIRWTPPGRIDTVVMNPPFHTTRNADPSLGQAFVAAAARVLTPQGSLWMVANRHLPYETALEQQFARVEEVGGDGRFKLTRATKPRRRT; translated from the coding sequence ATGATCGGTGCGCGCTTGCCGCTGGCCGCCGAGGTCGGGTTCGACACTTCGGGCCGGATTGCGGTTTTTGCGCCTGCCGTTGGGGTCGACCTGAGCGCGCTGGCTTCTTGCGAGGTGATCTCGCCTTTGCGTCCTGTTCACGACCATTTCGAAGCAATGGGCCTGACCTGTCGCACCGCCCCCGAGGGGCGTTATGACGCCGCCGTGGTCTGCGTTCCACGCGCCAAGGCCGAGGCGCACGCGCTGATCGCCGACGCCTGCGCTGTGACAGAAGGCGCTGTGGTGATCGACGGGCAGAAAACAGATGGCATCGACAGTTTACGCAAAGAGATGCGCAACCGGTCCGGCGTAACCGATGCTATTTCCAAGGCGCACGGCAAGCTGTTCTGGATACAATCAAGCGACGCCTTCACGGATTGGGCCCAAGGCCCCGTTCTGACCGATGGCGGGTTCTGGACCGCGCCGGGCGTGTTCTCTGCCGATGGTATTGACCCCGCGTCGGAAATGTTGGCCGCTGCCTTGCCCGAAAAGCTGGGCAAACAGGTTGCCGATCTGGGCGCTGGTTGGGGCTTTTTGTCCGCCCACATCCTGACTCGCAGTGATGTAGAGGCAGTGCATCTGGTCGAGGCGCACCATCTGGCGCTGGAATGTGCGCGGCGCAACGTTACCGACCCGCGTGCGCAATACCACTGGGCGGACGCCATACGCTGGACCCCACCCGGACGGATCGACACCGTGGTGATGAATCCACCGTTTCACACCACACGCAACGCAGATCCGTCACTGGGACAGGCGTTTGTCGCGGCCGCAGCAAGGGTGTTGACCCCGCAGGGCAGCCTGTGGATGGTGGCAAACCGGCATCTGCCCTACGAGACGGCGCTGGAGCAACAATTTGCCCGTGTCGAAGAAGTGGGCGGCGACGGACGGTTCAAGTTGACGCGGGCGACCAAGCCCAGACGCAGGACATAA
- a CDS encoding SDR family NAD(P)-dependent oxidoreductase, with product MSFSISGKTAIVTGSANGIGLAIARQFADKGANVMCADMDEKALIQQLGDKTDEGKIRYFAGDLRQRLTIANLVSATIDAFDGIDILVNASRQVMETDALDVDDTSVEILLEQNLMTSLRLTQQVARRMIKQAEGQTEGQVGSIINLSSIAARHTRPELLGYSIASAALEQMTRSMALALAHDRIRVNAVAFGSVMSASLKSSIMDHREWREDIENHTPLERIASPSELVDAVQFLASEGAGFITGETITVDGGRSLLDPVRAPAH from the coding sequence ATGTCATTTTCGATTTCAGGAAAGACGGCGATAGTGACGGGGTCGGCCAACGGTATCGGTCTGGCCATCGCGCGACAGTTTGCCGACAAGGGCGCCAATGTAATGTGCGCCGACATGGATGAAAAGGCGCTGATCCAGCAGCTTGGCGACAAGACGGACGAGGGCAAGATCCGCTATTTCGCCGGTGATTTGCGGCAACGCCTGACCATTGCAAATCTGGTGTCGGCCACGATCGACGCCTTTGACGGGATCGATATTCTGGTAAACGCCTCGCGGCAGGTGATGGAAACCGACGCACTGGATGTGGATGATACCAGCGTCGAAATCCTTTTGGAGCAGAACCTTATGACATCGCTGCGTCTGACGCAGCAGGTGGCGCGCCGCATGATCAAACAGGCCGAAGGGCAGACCGAGGGGCAAGTCGGGTCGATCATCAATCTGTCGTCCATCGCCGCACGGCACACACGCCCCGAACTATTGGGCTACTCCATCGCCTCGGCGGCTCTGGAGCAGATGACGCGGTCGATGGCGCTTGCGCTGGCGCATGACCGCATTCGGGTGAATGCCGTGGCCTTTGGTTCGGTCATGTCGGCCTCGCTCAAGTCGTCGATCATGGATCACCGCGAATGGCGCGAAGATATCGAAAACCACACACCGCTTGAACGCATCGCCAGCCCCAGCGAACTGGTGGATGCAGTGCAGTTTCTGGCCTCGGAAGGCGCGGGCTTTATCACCGGCGAGACGATCACGGTTGACGGCGGGCGCAGCCTGTTGGATCCGGTGCGCGCACCGGCACACTGA
- a CDS encoding AbrB family transcriptional regulator, producing the protein MTLADLHAELRPTSLILLIGAIGAAIALWLGVPLPFLLGALILVGAWSVWRSAGVPDTSPRPMLQTLRKACVSLIGVMIGATFSPALLEQLPQLWLSVMAVIPFVVITHALSFLIYRRLARLDRATAFFAAMPGGLIEAVTLGEAAGADPRLLSTQHFARVVLVIVAIPTAYYLLTGIVVGSAAGQSFDATPAGLLDLVELAILCVIGIWLGRKLRLPASYMIGPMLLSAIAHGSGVLDVASPWWLLAAAQLVIGAGLGALFAGSSLRSLGRAFGFGCISVAAMLAVAVAFASALAPWSSLPFIALVISLAPGGVTEMGLVALSLGISPVAVTVHHLFRIVLTVSIAGWALPRLRQHDRADAPDLL; encoded by the coding sequence ATGACCCTAGCAGACCTGCACGCCGAACTACGCCCCACCAGTCTGATCCTGCTGATCGGTGCGATCGGTGCTGCCATTGCGCTCTGGCTGGGTGTGCCGCTGCCCTTTCTGCTTGGCGCATTGATACTGGTTGGCGCTTGGTCGGTCTGGCGCAGTGCCGGCGTGCCCGACACCTCGCCGCGGCCCATGCTGCAAACCCTGCGCAAAGCCTGCGTGTCGCTGATCGGAGTGATGATCGGCGCCACGTTTTCGCCCGCGTTGCTGGAACAATTGCCGCAGTTATGGTTGTCGGTGATGGCCGTGATCCCCTTTGTCGTGATCACCCACGCGCTCAGCTTTCTGATTTACCGCAGGCTGGCACGGTTGGACCGCGCCACCGCCTTTTTCGCCGCCATGCCCGGTGGATTGATCGAAGCCGTAACGCTGGGCGAGGCCGCAGGCGCCGACCCGCGCCTGCTGAGCACCCAGCATTTTGCCCGAGTCGTTCTGGTGATTGTGGCAATCCCCACGGCCTATTACCTACTGACCGGCATCGTGGTTGGCAGCGCCGCAGGGCAGTCATTTGACGCCACGCCTGCGGGGCTGCTTGATCTGGTGGAACTGGCCATTCTGTGCGTGATTGGCATCTGGCTGGGCCGCAAACTGCGCCTGCCTGCGTCCTATATGATTGGCCCCATGCTGCTCAGCGCAATTGCCCACGGTTCCGGCGTGCTGGACGTGGCAAGCCCGTGGTGGCTGCTGGCAGCGGCGCAACTGGTGATCGGAGCGGGTTTGGGAGCTCTTTTCGCCGGATCGTCGCTACGCAGCCTGGGGCGGGCGTTCGGGTTCGGCTGCATCAGTGTGGCCGCGATGTTGGCCGTAGCCGTCGCCTTTGCTTCTGCTCTGGCGCCGTGGTCAAGCCTGCCGTTCATCGCGCTGGTCATCAGCCTTGCGCCGGGTGGGGTGACCGAAATGGGGCTGGTCGCACTCAGTTTGGGTATCAGCCCTGTGGCGGTGACGGTCCACCATCTGTTTCGCATCGTTCTGACAGTCAGCATTGCGGGCTGGGCCTTGCCGCGTTTGCGCCAGCACGACCGCGCCGATGCGCCCGACCTGTTATAA
- the hemC gene encoding hydroxymethylbilane synthase, producing MTHLLPTKGPHNVTLPSPDRPLKIGTRGSPLAMAQAYETRDRLAAAFDLPQEAFEIVVIKVTGDLIQDRPLKEIGGKGLFTREIEQDLSAGKIDIAVHSMKDMPTEQPPGLLLDTYLPREDVRDAFVSPTYSAIAELPQGATVGTSSLRRRAQLLHRRPDLNVVEFRGNVQTRLRKLADGVAKATFLAAAGLNRLNMADVPATPIDPADMLPAIAQGAIGIERREGDAATARLLAAIHDTPTGQRLAAERAFLATLDGSCETPIAGLALLDGDTLTLRGEVLRPDGSEAIKGTRTGPIADGAHMGRDLAQELLSKAGPDFFDWH from the coding sequence GTGACACACCTTCTCCCAACCAAAGGCCCGCACAACGTGACCCTGCCATCCCCCGACCGCCCTCTGAAAATCGGCACCCGTGGATCGCCGCTGGCGATGGCGCAGGCCTATGAAACACGCGACCGTCTGGCCGCCGCATTCGATCTGCCGCAAGAGGCGTTCGAGATCGTGGTGATCAAGGTCACCGGCGATCTGATACAGGACCGCCCGCTGAAAGAGATCGGCGGCAAGGGTCTGTTCACCCGCGAAATCGAACAGGACCTGTCCGCAGGCAAGATCGACATCGCGGTGCATTCGATGAAGGACATGCCGACAGAGCAGCCCCCCGGCCTGCTGCTGGACACCTATCTGCCGCGCGAGGACGTGCGCGACGCTTTCGTGTCGCCCACTTACAGCGCCATCGCAGAGCTGCCGCAGGGGGCCACTGTCGGCACTTCGTCGCTGCGCCGTCGTGCACAATTGCTGCACCGCCGCCCCGACCTGAATGTGGTCGAATTTCGCGGCAATGTGCAAACCCGCCTGCGCAAGCTCGCTGATGGCGTGGCCAAGGCGACCTTTCTGGCTGCCGCAGGGCTGAACCGCCTGAACATGGCCGACGTGCCCGCCACCCCGATCGACCCCGCCGACATGCTGCCCGCTATTGCCCAAGGGGCCATAGGGATCGAACGCCGCGAGGGTGACGCCGCCACCGCCCGTCTGCTTGCGGCCATCCACGACACGCCCACCGGGCAGCGTCTTGCTGCGGAACGTGCCTTTCTGGCCACGCTCGACGGCTCGTGCGAGACGCCCATCGCGGGCCTCGCCCTGCTGGATGGCGACACGCTGACCTTACGCGGCGAAGTGCTTCGCCCCGACGGCTCCGAGGCGATCAAAGGCACCCGCACCGGCCCGATTGCCGATGGCGCGCACATGGGCCGCGACCTTGCCCAAGAGCTTTTGTCCAAGGCAGGCCCAGACTTCTTCGACTGGCACTAG